One region of Halomonas huangheensis genomic DNA includes:
- a CDS encoding glutamine amidotransferase-related protein — translation MRIGLLQCDDVAEELRDRHGNYPQMFADLLGRAAVQQGIELEWQVWRCLDGDIPEDVDAVDAWLTTGSKFGVNDGLAWVEKLEGFVRQLWVAGKPLVGICFGHQLIARALGGEVIQSPKGWGVGLSFNQVSEQQAWMTPSSHALDLLVSHQDQVTRLPDNTRVLGGSPFCPNYLIQAGDCFLGVQGHPEFSPEYSRDLMQLRRSLVGDARVREGLASLSSEINDDLMALWILAFMREAIARQQEAGNGRV, via the coding sequence ATGCGAATTGGCTTGCTGCAGTGTGATGATGTTGCCGAGGAACTGCGCGACCGCCATGGCAACTATCCGCAGATGTTTGCTGATCTGTTGGGCAGGGCGGCTGTGCAGCAAGGGATTGAACTGGAATGGCAGGTATGGCGCTGCCTGGACGGTGATATTCCCGAGGATGTTGATGCTGTGGATGCCTGGCTGACGACGGGCTCGAAGTTCGGTGTCAATGATGGCCTGGCATGGGTGGAGAAGCTGGAGGGCTTTGTCCGCCAGCTATGGGTCGCAGGAAAACCCCTGGTCGGCATCTGTTTCGGCCATCAACTGATTGCCCGCGCGCTGGGCGGCGAAGTGATCCAGAGCCCGAAGGGCTGGGGGGTGGGCCTCTCGTTCAACCAGGTCAGTGAACAGCAAGCATGGATGACGCCTTCCAGCCATGCGCTTGATCTGTTGGTCAGCCATCAGGACCAGGTCACCAGGCTACCCGACAATACTCGGGTGCTGGGCGGTAGTCCGTTCTGCCCCAATTACCTGATTCAGGCCGGTGACTGCTTTCTGGGCGTTCAGGGACACCCGGAGTTCAGTCCTGAGTACTCCCGTGATCTCATGCAGCTGCGGCGATCCCTGGTGGGGGATGCCCGCGTTCGCGAGGGGCTGGCCTCTCTCTCGTCAGAGATCAATGATGATCTCATGGCACTCTGGATCCTGGCGTTCATGCGCGAGGCCATTGCCCGCCAGCAAGAGGCGGGCAATGGGCGTGTCTGA
- a CDS encoding heavy metal translocating P-type ATPase, with translation MMPSHTSSSEELTNTARNSCGSCCASQSSSSAENTSTGESNVQRLALIIDELCCPSEERQLRKALDDLPGIVEMHFQFIDRRLEILHNGIDTTAVFTRIRQAGMSPRAERDVKEAPEQPAFPWLKLIIAGGMALAAELLGWTGQVPEWGLAILALAAIALVGLDTWRKGFIAIRQGNLNINALMSVAVTGALLIGHWAEAAMVLVLFTVSEHIEARSLSRARQAIRGLLDLAPPRARVQQPDGEWREIDAELVQPGDLLRTRAGERLALDGEITRGYPSLDESAITGESLPRDKQPGDQVHAGSINLTGELEYRTTRIASDTTLARIIHAVEQAQARRAPTQQLIDRFAAIYTPAVFVLALLTAVGWPLLGLGPWLDGVYRALVLLVIACPCALVISTPVTIVSGLAAAARQGILIKGGAFLEQAQRLTHVVLDKTGTLTAGRPEVGDWQTLGNVSREQCASLALSLASSSNHPMSMAVAAHLEGSPLSELEQVEERSGRGMVGLYQQQTLWLGNARLAREHGIALEKAALDSSENQSNLWLGRGDELLAAFRITDALRATSQQAIDRLHALGLKISILSGDTAPRVEAIAAELGIDEARAELLPEDKLDYLDRQSRHMTTAMVGDGINDAPALARADLGIAMGVAGSDVAIETADIALMDDDLGKLAQLVELSRATRRLLLQNIGLAIGIKVVFLALALTGHATLWMAVFADMGASLLVVGNGLRILRHAR, from the coding sequence ATGATGCCCAGCCATACTTCATCCTCGGAAGAGCTCACCAACACTGCTCGAAACTCGTGCGGCAGCTGCTGCGCGTCACAGTCCTCCAGCTCGGCCGAGAACACCAGCACCGGCGAGAGCAATGTACAGCGCCTGGCACTGATCATCGACGAACTGTGCTGCCCGAGTGAGGAACGTCAGTTACGCAAGGCTCTCGATGACCTGCCGGGCATCGTCGAAATGCATTTCCAGTTCATCGATCGTCGCCTGGAAATCCTGCACAACGGCATCGACACCACCGCAGTTTTCACTCGTATCCGCCAGGCGGGCATGAGTCCACGGGCCGAGCGTGACGTGAAGGAGGCCCCAGAACAGCCTGCATTTCCCTGGCTGAAGCTGATCATCGCCGGCGGTATGGCATTGGCGGCAGAGCTGCTCGGATGGACCGGTCAAGTTCCCGAATGGGGACTCGCCATATTAGCGCTGGCGGCCATCGCGTTGGTCGGGCTCGATACCTGGCGCAAGGGCTTCATTGCCATCCGCCAGGGCAACCTCAATATCAACGCCTTGATGAGTGTTGCGGTTACCGGCGCCTTGTTGATCGGCCACTGGGCCGAAGCAGCGATGGTGCTGGTACTGTTCACGGTTTCCGAACATATCGAAGCACGCTCACTGAGCCGCGCCCGGCAAGCCATTCGCGGCCTGCTTGACCTGGCGCCGCCCCGTGCCCGAGTACAACAGCCGGATGGTGAATGGCGCGAGATCGATGCAGAGCTCGTCCAACCCGGAGACCTACTACGTACACGCGCTGGCGAGCGACTGGCGCTGGACGGTGAAATCACTCGTGGTTATCCATCACTCGACGAATCAGCCATCACCGGCGAAAGCCTGCCACGTGACAAGCAACCCGGCGACCAGGTGCATGCCGGTAGCATCAATCTTACCGGCGAGCTGGAATATCGTACGACACGCATCGCTTCCGACACCACCCTGGCACGCATCATTCACGCTGTGGAACAAGCCCAGGCGCGGCGGGCACCAACCCAGCAGTTGATTGATCGCTTCGCTGCCATCTATACGCCAGCCGTCTTCGTTCTTGCACTTCTGACGGCGGTCGGCTGGCCATTGCTGGGACTCGGTCCCTGGTTAGATGGCGTATATCGCGCGCTGGTGCTGCTGGTGATTGCCTGCCCCTGTGCGCTGGTGATCTCGACGCCTGTGACCATCGTCAGTGGGCTCGCTGCGGCGGCACGCCAGGGGATTCTGATCAAGGGCGGTGCTTTCCTGGAACAGGCCCAGCGGCTGACGCATGTGGTACTCGACAAGACCGGAACCCTGACTGCGGGCAGGCCCGAAGTCGGTGACTGGCAGACACTGGGCAACGTCTCTCGTGAACAGTGCGCCAGCCTCGCCCTGTCCCTTGCCAGCAGCTCCAACCATCCCATGTCGATGGCGGTCGCCGCCCATCTGGAGGGCAGCCCGCTCTCTGAGCTTGAACAGGTCGAGGAGCGCAGCGGGCGTGGCATGGTCGGTCTATATCAGCAACAGACGCTATGGCTGGGCAATGCGCGCCTGGCAAGGGAGCACGGTATAGCACTTGAAAAAGCAGCACTTGATAGCAGCGAGAACCAATCAAACCTGTGGCTGGGGCGTGGTGACGAACTACTGGCAGCCTTCCGCATCACCGATGCTCTACGCGCTACCAGTCAGCAGGCCATCGATCGCCTGCACGCTCTGGGACTCAAGATCAGCATCCTCAGTGGCGACACCGCACCTCGCGTCGAAGCCATTGCCGCGGAACTGGGGATCGATGAGGCGCGCGCCGAGCTGCTGCCCGAAGACAAGCTCGATTATCTGGATCGACAATCGCGTCACATGACCACTGCCATGGTCGGCGATGGCATCAACGATGCACCCGCCCTCGCGCGTGCCGACCTCGGCATCGCCATGGGAGTCGCCGGCAGCGATGTCGCCATCGAAACTGCCGACATTGCCTTGATGGATGATGACCTCGGCAAGTTGGCGCAACTGGTGGAACTGTCGAGGGCCACACGACGCCTACTGCTCCAGAATATTGGCCTGGCCATCGGGATCAAAGTGGTGTTTCTGGCCCTCGCCCTGACCGGCCACGCGACGCTATGGATGGCAGTCTTCGCCGACATGGGCGCCAGCCTGCTGGTAGTGGGTAATGGGCTGCGGATCCTGCGCCACGCCAGATGA
- the cadR gene encoding Cd(II)/Pb(II)-responsive transcriptional regulator yields MKIGELASRTGCSVETLRYYEREGILPEPARSAGNYRLYGEVHAERVDFIRHCRALDMTLDEVRTLLGLHDHPEQPCDEANALIEEHLEHVALRIDQLQRLEHQLLALRQRCAGHGTTAECGILQELAQPVKDRAVAEPHVPGTHDVRN; encoded by the coding sequence ATGAAGATTGGAGAATTGGCCAGTCGCACCGGCTGTTCGGTGGAAACACTGCGCTATTACGAGCGGGAAGGGATATTGCCGGAACCGGCGCGTAGTGCCGGTAACTATCGCCTCTACGGTGAGGTGCATGCCGAACGTGTCGATTTCATCCGTCACTGTCGCGCCCTCGACATGACTCTCGACGAGGTACGCACGCTACTCGGACTGCATGATCATCCTGAGCAGCCCTGTGACGAGGCAAATGCCTTGATCGAAGAACATCTCGAGCATGTCGCGCTGCGCATTGACCAGCTTCAGCGTCTGGAACATCAATTGCTGGCATTGCGCCAACGCTGTGCCGGACATGGCACCACGGCGGAATGCGGCATTCTGCAGGAACTGGCGCAACCGGTGAAGGATCGCGCCGTGGCGGAGCCGCATGTGCCGGGGACTCACGACGTTCGTAATTGA
- the msrA gene encoding peptide-methionine (S)-S-oxide reductase MsrA: MALERAVLAGGCFWGMQELIRQLPGVDSTRVGYTGGDVPNATYRNHGTHAEGIEILFDPEVISYRRLLEYFFQIHDPSTINRQGNDRGMSYRSAIYYVNDAQREEALRTIADVDASGLWPGKVVTEVEPVGDFWEAEPEHQDYLQHLPNGYTCHFPRKDWVLPSSH, encoded by the coding sequence ATGGCACTGGAGCGCGCTGTATTGGCGGGAGGATGCTTCTGGGGCATGCAGGAACTGATTCGCCAACTGCCCGGAGTGGACAGCACGCGGGTTGGCTATACTGGCGGAGATGTGCCCAATGCGACCTACCGCAATCATGGTACCCATGCAGAGGGCATCGAGATCCTGTTCGACCCCGAGGTGATCAGCTACCGTCGCCTGCTGGAATACTTTTTCCAGATTCACGACCCGAGCACCATCAATCGCCAGGGGAATGACAGAGGCATGTCCTATCGCTCAGCGATCTACTACGTCAACGATGCACAACGTGAGGAAGCGTTGCGTACCATCGCCGATGTCGATGCTTCAGGCCTGTGGCCCGGCAAGGTGGTGACCGAGGTCGAGCCGGTCGGAGACTTCTGGGAGGCAGAGCCAGAGCATCAGGACTACCTGCAGCACCTGCCCAACGGCTATACCTGCCACTTCCCGCGCAAGGACTGGGTGCTACCGTCCAGTCATTGA
- the msrB gene encoding peptide-methionine (R)-S-oxide reductase MsrB codes for MKRYDKSPEAIARLDQEQYRVTQESGTERPGTGKLLHNTEPGIYVDIVSGEPLFASSDKYESGCGWPSFTKPIEPAYVNELRDSSHGMVRTEVRSTHGDSHLGHVFADGPQEHGGLRYCINSASLRFIHREEMEAEGYGEYLNQVEEV; via the coding sequence ATGAAGCGCTACGACAAGTCCCCCGAGGCAATTGCCCGTCTGGACCAGGAACAGTACCGAGTTACTCAGGAAAGTGGCACCGAACGTCCTGGTACCGGCAAGCTGCTGCACAATACGGAACCCGGAATCTACGTCGACATTGTGTCGGGCGAGCCACTGTTCGCATCATCGGACAAGTATGAGTCAGGCTGTGGCTGGCCGAGCTTCACCAAGCCCATTGAGCCGGCTTATGTGAATGAACTACGTGATTCGTCACATGGCATGGTTCGTACCGAGGTTCGTTCAACCCATGGTGACAGTCATCTCGGTCACGTCTTTGCTGATGGCCCTCAGGAGCATGGTGGACTGCGTTACTGCATCAATTCCGCCTCTCTGCGCTTCATTCATCGCGAAGAGATGGAAGCCGAGGGCTATGGTGAATATCTGAATCAAGTCGAGGAGGTATGA
- a CDS encoding transporter substrate-binding domain-containing protein: protein MTLRKLFTAGLLGTAILASTAQAEVRDIRIGVDVPYEPMEYRTPEGELTGFDIDLGNAMCAEIGIQCEWVVQAWDGIIPGLAARKYDAIMSSMTINDERREHVLFSEPYFTPPSAWFAPADLEMATPDESNLDGLTIGVQRGTLQDNYVTDLYGDVAEIKRYGTADDLVLDMDADRVDIGFLDYPVGKSTLLDSESGEYKVVGEQITEPKEYFGDGFGMAFRKRDQELADAFNQALATLKENGTYDEIFQRYFSE from the coding sequence ATGACATTACGCAAACTATTCACTGCAGGGTTGCTTGGCACCGCCATTCTGGCTTCTACCGCCCAGGCTGAGGTTCGTGATATCCGTATCGGCGTCGATGTCCCCTACGAGCCCATGGAATACCGGACCCCCGAAGGCGAGCTGACCGGCTTCGATATCGACCTGGGCAACGCCATGTGCGCCGAGATCGGTATCCAGTGCGAGTGGGTCGTGCAGGCGTGGGACGGTATCATCCCCGGCCTCGCTGCGCGCAAGTACGACGCCATCATGTCGTCGATGACCATCAATGACGAACGCCGCGAGCATGTGCTGTTCAGCGAGCCGTACTTCACGCCGCCTTCTGCCTGGTTCGCTCCGGCGGATCTCGAGATGGCAACCCCCGACGAAAGCAACCTCGACGGCCTGACCATTGGTGTCCAGCGCGGCACTCTGCAGGACAACTATGTGACTGACCTGTACGGCGACGTCGCTGAGATCAAGCGGTACGGCACCGCCGACGACCTGGTCCTCGACATGGATGCTGATCGTGTCGACATCGGTTTCCTCGATTATCCGGTGGGTAAATCGACCCTGCTGGACAGCGAGTCCGGTGAATACAAGGTGGTAGGCGAGCAGATCACCGAACCCAAGGAGTACTTCGGTGACGGCTTCGGCATGGCCTTCCGCAAGCGTGATCAGGAACTGGCGGATGCCTTCAACCAGGCACTGGCGACCCTCAAGGAAAATGGTACCTACGACGAGATCTTCCAGCGCTACTTCAGCGAGTGA
- a CDS encoding ABC transporter permease, translated as MEWLSTFQAALADHTILSVDNLSRYGEGLVTTVQLVFASLVIGLILAVPLAIGRSSKHRWVSLPIYAYTYVFRGTPLLVQLYLIYYGLPSIDTFRGWEYWDAVDQAHVWALVAFTLNTAAYTTEIFRGAIKNTPRGEIEAAKAYGMGYWLRMRRIVLPSAFRRALPAYGNEVIFMLHASAVASVVTIMDLTGAARFIVTRTYAPFEPYLWVAGIYLCLTFAILYLFRYLEKRLLAHLRPASE; from the coding sequence ATGGAATGGCTCAGTACCTTTCAGGCCGCGCTGGCCGATCACACCATCCTCTCTGTCGATAACCTGTCTCGTTACGGTGAAGGTCTGGTGACCACCGTGCAGCTGGTGTTCGCCTCGCTGGTCATCGGCCTGATCCTTGCCGTGCCACTGGCTATCGGGCGCAGTTCGAAACATCGCTGGGTCAGCCTGCCGATCTATGCCTATACCTATGTGTTCCGCGGTACACCGCTGCTGGTACAGCTCTATCTGATCTACTATGGGCTGCCGAGCATCGACACATTCAGGGGTTGGGAATACTGGGATGCTGTAGACCAGGCTCACGTCTGGGCGCTGGTCGCCTTCACGCTCAATACCGCGGCCTACACCACCGAGATCTTCCGTGGCGCGATCAAGAACACCCCGCGCGGCGAGATCGAGGCAGCCAAGGCCTATGGCATGGGTTACTGGCTGCGTATGCGGCGCATCGTCCTGCCCAGTGCCTTCCGACGTGCCCTGCCCGCCTATGGCAATGAGGTGATCTTCATGCTGCACGCCAGCGCCGTGGCCAGTGTGGTGACGATCATGGACCTGACCGGTGCCGCGCGTTTTATCGTGACCCGTACCTATGCTCCTTTTGAGCCCTATCTATGGGTCGCCGGCATCTATCTGTGCCTGACGTTCGCTATCCTGTATCTATTCAGATATCTCGAGAAACGTCTGCTGGCCCATCTAAGACCAGCGAGTGAATGA
- a CDS encoding ABC transporter permease, translating to MTDLLQYAPRLFEGALVTITVAVLSLLLALLLGLLTASAKMSRSRVLHSIATLYTTIIRGVPDLVMMFLLFFGAQIGLNKITDLLYALYGWDLYIEINSFIAGVITIGLIFGAYMGETFRGAFLAVDRGQIEAGRAYGMSHGQVFRRVRFPQMMRHALPGLSNNWMVLLKTTALVSVIGLTDMVRVAEEASKQTHQPFLFLGIVALVYLAIASVSEWGFSRLQERYDTGFVGGED from the coding sequence ATGACCGACCTGTTGCAATACGCTCCGCGTCTATTCGAGGGTGCGCTGGTTACCATCACGGTGGCCGTACTCTCGCTGCTGCTGGCACTGCTGCTGGGCCTGCTCACCGCCAGCGCCAAGATGTCACGCAGCCGCGTGCTACACAGTATCGCCACGCTCTACACCACCATAATTCGTGGTGTGCCCGATCTGGTGATGATGTTTCTGCTGTTCTTCGGCGCACAGATTGGCCTCAACAAGATCACCGACCTGCTCTATGCGCTGTATGGCTGGGATCTGTATATCGAGATCAACTCCTTCATCGCCGGTGTGATCACCATTGGCTTGATCTTCGGCGCTTACATGGGCGAGACCTTCCGCGGCGCTTTTCTTGCAGTGGATCGCGGCCAGATAGAGGCCGGGCGTGCCTACGGCATGAGCCACGGTCAGGTATTTCGCCGCGTTCGCTTCCCGCAGATGATGCGCCATGCCCTGCCCGGCCTGTCCAACAACTGGATGGTACTGCTCAAGACCACGGCATTGGTCTCGGTGATCGGCCTGACTGATATGGTGCGTGTCGCCGAGGAAGCCTCCAAGCAGACCCACCAGCCGTTCCTGTTTCTCGGCATCGTGGCGCTGGTTTACCTGGCGATTGCCAGTGTCTCCGAATGGGGCTTCAGCCGCCTGCAGGAGCGCTATGACACCGGCTTTGTGGGAGGAGAAGACTGA
- a CDS encoding ABC transporter ATP-binding protein has product MADTPIPLEVRNIHKSFGDNHVLKGLSLQAQKGDVITLIGSSGSGKSTFLRCMNLLEQPDAGEIIVHGEPITFKKTRHGYEPSDWKQVVRMRAKLSMVFQNFNLWSHMTLLENIIEAPIQVLGKPKSVAIQHAMELLDRVGLAERANYYPAQMSGGQQQRGAIARALAMDPEVMLFDEPTSALDPELVGDVLKVMRDLAEEGRTMIVVTHEMAFARDVSTQVIYLHQGEVEEAGPPDQVLGNPSSSRLKQFLAPNR; this is encoded by the coding sequence ATGGCTGATACCCCCATTCCGCTGGAAGTGCGCAATATCCACAAGAGCTTTGGTGACAACCACGTACTCAAGGGTCTGTCACTGCAAGCCCAGAAGGGTGACGTCATCACACTGATTGGCTCATCCGGTTCGGGCAAGAGCACCTTCCTGCGCTGCATGAACCTGCTGGAGCAACCCGACGCCGGCGAGATCATCGTTCATGGCGAACCGATTACCTTCAAGAAGACTCGGCACGGCTACGAGCCCTCCGACTGGAAACAAGTGGTGCGCATGCGCGCCAAACTATCGATGGTATTCCAGAACTTCAATCTGTGGTCACACATGACCCTGCTGGAGAACATCATCGAAGCACCCATTCAGGTGCTGGGAAAACCCAAATCGGTCGCCATTCAGCATGCCATGGAGTTACTCGATCGGGTTGGCCTGGCCGAGCGTGCCAACTACTACCCGGCACAGATGTCAGGTGGTCAGCAGCAGCGTGGGGCCATCGCCCGTGCACTGGCGATGGACCCGGAAGTAATGCTGTTCGATGAGCCCACTTCAGCCCTCGATCCCGAACTGGTCGGAGATGTGCTCAAGGTCATGCGTGATCTTGCCGAGGAAGGTCGAACCATGATCGTGGTGACTCACGAGATGGCCTTCGCTCGTGATGTATCCACTCAAGTCATCTATCTGCACCAGGGAGAGGTCGAGGAAGCCGGACCGCCAGACCAGGTGCTGGGTAATCCGAGCTCCTCGCGACTCAAGCAATTCCTCGCCCCCAATCGCTGA
- a CDS encoding succinylglutamate desuccinylase produces MLADWLTLSLDQGTPQHRQGVLEGGRYTIVGPGILHLTPDQVSVDARATVISVGIHGNETAPIELLGESLARLEAGLNQLGAPVLVILGNLEAIRRGTRFIETNLNRLFKRELDLSGDEADRARELMRAVDHFYAQHHGLPRLHYDLHTAIRDSQYPRFVVDPFAESATDEKQWHWLAGAGIQAALKQHQHSWTFSHYSKHYHQAQAFTFELGKALPFGHNDLSSLKQMGAMLDALIAGARPEAGDGQELIGFQVAVEVFRESKDFRLCFADDTPNFTEFGCGETVAEDASTGATIVGNTPLRVVFPNANVELGARAALLVEPTQLIHQPTTPESQDIEITE; encoded by the coding sequence ATGCTCGCTGATTGGCTGACCCTCAGTCTCGATCAAGGGACACCACAACATCGTCAGGGCGTGCTTGAGGGTGGACGCTACACTATCGTCGGTCCCGGCATTCTTCACCTGACTCCCGATCAGGTCAGTGTCGATGCTCGAGCCACGGTGATTTCAGTCGGTATTCATGGCAACGAGACCGCTCCCATCGAATTGTTGGGCGAGAGTCTGGCGCGCCTTGAGGCAGGGTTGAACCAACTCGGTGCTCCGGTGTTGGTCATTCTCGGCAATCTGGAAGCTATTCGGCGTGGCACGCGCTTCATCGAGACCAATCTCAATCGTCTGTTCAAGCGTGAGCTCGACCTGTCGGGCGATGAAGCGGATCGTGCCCGCGAGCTGATGAGAGCCGTGGATCACTTCTACGCACAGCACCACGGCCTACCCAGGCTGCATTACGATCTGCATACGGCGATTCGTGACAGCCAGTATCCACGCTTTGTGGTCGACCCGTTCGCGGAGTCCGCGACAGACGAAAAACAGTGGCACTGGCTAGCCGGTGCGGGTATCCAGGCTGCGCTCAAGCAACATCAGCATAGCTGGACGTTCTCGCACTACAGCAAGCATTACCATCAGGCCCAGGCCTTTACCTTCGAACTCGGCAAGGCCTTGCCGTTCGGTCACAATGACCTCAGCAGCCTCAAGCAGATGGGGGCTATGCTCGATGCCTTGATCGCAGGTGCGCGGCCTGAGGCGGGCGATGGTCAAGAGCTGATCGGCTTTCAGGTCGCGGTTGAGGTGTTCCGCGAAAGCAAGGACTTCCGCCTGTGCTTCGCCGATGATACCCCCAACTTTACCGAGTTCGGCTGTGGTGAAACCGTCGCCGAAGATGCCTCGACCGGTGCCACCATCGTCGGGAACACTCCACTACGGGTGGTATTCCCCAATGCCAATGTCGAACTCGGTGCCCGCGCCGCACTATTGGTAGAACCGACGCAACTGATTCATCAACCCACAACGCCGGAAAGCCAGGATATCGAAATCACCGAGTGA
- a CDS encoding SMP-30/gluconolactonase/LRE family protein, which produces MNSQSDNNQPNNNHSTDTHSMPLARRQFLTASAALTAMAAVPGVFAHSAAPSRYPDNAWQVIDDRFKKYVLFNTPLERQWTGGLWLEGPAWNAVGRYAVFSDIPRALQMRWDESTGEVSVLRHKVGHSNGNAFDAQGRLVACEHSPARVVRYEWDGSLSVLAERYDGKPLNAPNDLICLASGGIIFTDPGYGAHFDYEGAERELELETAVYYWEDGMDEPLVLTTELFKPNGIALGPDKRSVYIADTAPSHHPNEPATITRFTLGEDGKSLTDPARLVESREEGYDGLTCDQDGNLWVGTSGGEGIDGVTIFSPDGTLIGRILLPEVCANVCFVGEDRNRLLMTASQSIYTLYTNTRGA; this is translated from the coding sequence ATGAACAGCCAGTCCGACAATAACCAGCCCAACAATAACCACTCCACCGACACGCATTCCATGCCCCTCGCAAGACGCCAGTTTCTCACTGCTTCTGCCGCCTTGACGGCCATGGCGGCGGTGCCCGGCGTCTTTGCACACTCCGCTGCGCCTTCACGCTATCCCGATAATGCCTGGCAGGTCATCGATGACCGCTTCAAGAAGTATGTGCTGTTCAACACTCCGCTGGAGCGTCAGTGGACAGGCGGTCTATGGCTGGAAGGCCCGGCCTGGAATGCCGTCGGTCGTTATGCAGTATTCAGCGATATCCCACGCGCTCTGCAGATGCGTTGGGATGAGAGCACTGGCGAAGTCAGTGTCCTACGCCACAAGGTTGGGCACTCCAACGGCAACGCCTTCGATGCCCAGGGCCGTCTGGTGGCTTGCGAGCATTCTCCCGCCCGAGTAGTGCGCTACGAGTGGGACGGTAGTCTCAGTGTGCTTGCCGAACGTTACGATGGTAAGCCACTCAATGCACCCAATGATCTGATTTGCCTGGCAAGCGGTGGCATCATCTTCACCGACCCGGGCTATGGCGCGCACTTTGACTATGAAGGCGCAGAGCGTGAGCTGGAGCTGGAAACCGCGGTCTACTACTGGGAAGACGGCATGGACGAACCGCTGGTGTTGACCACGGAGCTGTTCAAACCCAACGGTATCGCCCTGGGCCCAGACAAGCGCAGCGTCTATATTGCCGATACAGCCCCTTCTCACCATCCGAATGAACCCGCCACCATTACCCGCTTCACACTGGGTGAAGATGGCAAGTCATTGACTGACCCCGCGCGCCTGGTAGAAAGCCGTGAAGAAGGCTATGACGGCCTGACCTGCGATCAGGACGGTAACCTGTGGGTAGGTACATCAGGAGGTGAAGGCATTGATGGCGTTACCATCTTCAGTCCAGACGGGACGCTGATCGGGCGCATTCTGCTGCCCGAGGTATGCGCCAATGTCTGTTTCGTCGGTGAGGACCGTAATCGCTTGTTGATGACGGCGAGTCAGTCCATCTACACCCTCTATACCAATACCCGCGGTGCTTGA
- a CDS encoding lipocalin family protein yields MTNSTLLWRSGMALLATITLASCTGIPKGTQPINDFVLDDYLGRWYEIARFDHSFEEGLDCVTADYSLREDGGVRVINRGVNLENGEIDVAEGKAYPLGDANEGRLKVSFFGPFYASYNILALDEQGQWSLVTGPDRDYLWILSRTPQLDMDTRQQLVERARNLDFPVEQLLDVEQGEACSVLPDRT; encoded by the coding sequence ATGACCAACTCCACCCTGCTCTGGCGTTCAGGTATGGCATTGCTCGCAACCATCACGCTGGCATCCTGCACGGGTATTCCCAAGGGAACCCAGCCAATCAATGATTTTGTCCTCGATGACTATCTCGGCCGCTGGTACGAGATCGCCCGATTCGACCATTCCTTCGAGGAAGGCCTTGACTGTGTGACCGCAGATTATTCCCTACGCGAGGACGGCGGTGTGCGTGTCATCAATCGTGGCGTCAATCTGGAGAATGGTGAGATCGATGTGGCCGAAGGCAAGGCCTATCCGCTGGGCGATGCCAATGAAGGGCGGCTGAAAGTCAGCTTCTTTGGCCCCTTCTACGCCAGCTACAACATCCTGGCCCTGGACGAACAGGGGCAGTGGTCACTGGTCACCGGTCCGGATCGGGACTATCTATGGATTCTGTCTCGCACCCCACAGCTGGATATGGATACTCGCCAGCAGCTCGTCGAGCGCGCTCGCAACCTCGACTTTCCAGTGGAGCAACTGCTGGATGTTGAACAGGGAGAGGCCTGCTCTGTGTTGCCTGACCGAACTTGA